In Triticum urartu cultivar G1812 chromosome 6, Tu2.1, whole genome shotgun sequence, the following proteins share a genomic window:
- the LOC125514906 gene encoding F-box/LRR-repeat protein 14-like: MKLQKFEFERKRGIYDCVPGDVVYDSSYDAHSMDICDFCCESLKDLRLAHIKTWPEVGLRVVLGKCKALEKLCLEYVHALNDNDMIALSRSCSNLKSISLWLDPQRYSSDISYCETRTSFTDNSLYALALNCPMLQIVDLSFTGCAADWPSEIGFTQQDFLVLIQSCPIRVLVLNTANFFDDEGMKALSSSPYLETLELILCEAVTDAGMHFIGQTPRLSNLTLRLCHEVTDVGVAELGHAHKLESLIIDCCSKVSLQGAEGVAKSVHYSSNFSDALMKAICLGA, from the coding sequence ATGAAGCTCCAGAAGTTCGAGTTTGAGAGGAAAAGAGGAATATATGATTGTGTTCCAGGTGATGTGGTTTATGACTCCTCGTACGATGCTCACAGCATGGATATATGTGATTTCTGCTGTGAGAGTTTGAAGGATTTAAGGTTGGCGCATATTAAAACTTGGCCAGAAGTAGGGCTTCGTGTTGTCCTAGGGAAGTGTAAAGCATTGGAGAAGCTTTGCCTTGAGTATGTTCATGCCCTAAATGATAATGACATGATTGCATTATCTCGGAGCTGCAGCAACCTTAAAAGCATCTCACTTTGGCTTGACCCGCAGAGGTACTCTAGTGATATCAGCTATTGTGAAACCAGGACATCATTTACTGATAACAGCCTTTACGCTCTAGCCCTCAACTGTCCAATGCTTCAGATCGTAGACCTCAGCTTTACAGGATGTGCTGCTGACTGGCCATCAGAAATAGGATTCACACAACAGGATTTTCTGGTGCTCATTCAGTCCTGCCCTATTCGTGTTCTCGTGCTAAATACTGCCAACTTCTTTGATGACGAGGGGATGAAGGCCCTGTCATCCTCACCATACCTGGAGACACTCGAGCTTATATTGTGTGAAGCGGTAACTGATGCTGGGATGCACTTCATTGGACAGACCCCACGCTTGAGTAATCTCACACTTCGGTTGTGTCATGAGGTGACTGATGTCGGAGTGGCTGAACTGGGACATGCACATAAGTTAGAGTCTTTGATTATCGATTGTTGTAGCAAGGTCTCTCTGCAAGGGGCGGAGGGTGTTGCCAAGTCGGTTCACTACTCCAGCAACTTCTCAGATGCCCTGATGAAGGCAATTTGTCTCGGCGCCTAG